One genomic region from Terriglobus aquaticus encodes:
- a CDS encoding DUF72 domain-containing protein translates to MILHDAIRIGISGWRYKPWRGVFYPPRLPQRRELEFAATHFNSVEINGTFYSMQRPESFRRWHAETPEGFLFAIKGARFITHMKKLRGVEQGLANFFAQGVLALGKKLGPVLWQLPPQLAFDADRLAGFFDLLPRTHADAAVLAHDHAPRFQGRSVVEAEAKGTIRHCVEVRHGSFVTPEFARLLRKHRIGLVVADTVEWPLLFDVTADFIYCRLHGSEQLYVSGYESDAIDRWGERIVAWSRGQEVADEAEGCTPRGIHCAPKHIARPARARDVYCYFDNDAKVRAPFDAIALRDRVRELQGATPRGDDRPAR, encoded by the coding sequence ATGATCCTCCACGATGCAATCCGTATTGGCATCTCGGGCTGGCGCTATAAGCCCTGGCGCGGCGTCTTCTACCCGCCACGGCTGCCGCAGCGCCGTGAGCTGGAGTTTGCCGCGACGCATTTTAACTCGGTCGAGATCAACGGCACGTTCTACTCCATGCAGAGGCCGGAAAGCTTTCGGCGCTGGCATGCTGAAACCCCAGAAGGCTTCCTCTTCGCGATCAAAGGCGCTCGCTTCATTACGCACATGAAGAAGCTGCGCGGCGTAGAGCAGGGGTTGGCAAACTTCTTTGCACAGGGCGTACTCGCTCTTGGCAAGAAGCTAGGACCGGTGCTGTGGCAGCTCCCGCCGCAGCTTGCGTTCGACGCTGACCGGCTGGCCGGCTTCTTTGATCTGCTGCCACGCACGCACGCCGATGCCGCGGTGTTGGCGCACGATCACGCTCCGCGCTTCCAGGGCCGCTCCGTGGTCGAAGCCGAAGCGAAAGGCACGATCCGCCACTGCGTCGAAGTGCGCCATGGCAGCTTCGTCACGCCGGAGTTTGCCCGCTTGCTGCGCAAGCACCGCATCGGCCTGGTGGTGGCGGACACGGTCGAGTGGCCGCTGTTGTTCGATGTGACCGCAGACTTCATCTATTGCCGTCTGCACGGCTCGGAACAGCTCTACGTCTCCGGCTATGAGTCCGACGCGATCGACCGCTGGGGCGAACGCATCGTCGCCTGGTCACGCGGCCAGGAGGTGGCGGACGAAGCCGAAGGGTGCACGCCGCGCGGCATTCACTGCGCGCCCAAACACATTGCGCGCCCGGCAAGGGCGCGCGACGTGTATTGCTATTTCGACAACGATGCGAAGGTTCGCGCACCGTTCGACGCCATCGCTTTGCGCGATCGTGTCCGCGAACTTCAGGGCGCTACGCCGCGCGGTGACGACCGCCCAGCGCGGTAA